In Ailuropoda melanoleuca isolate Jingjing chromosome X, ASM200744v2, whole genome shotgun sequence, a single genomic region encodes these proteins:
- the RTL5 gene encoding retrotransposon Gag-like protein 5, whose protein sequence is MSEAAGNLNSLRMANVALREELNALRGENANLGLQLGRALAEVNSLRGNVSSYIRWPVPVVPVLAEENFEFPLSEIDAVPEGELPFLCWPPPRAEPEFASDELLISVIQDCGTSDAPVDPPPLAIPPPPALPPPPAKELPAQPPLPPLERPELEPFSGDPVYLAEFLMKLETFIADHEDHFPGGAERVAFLITFFAGQAKNWAISVTREGSPLRANFPRFLDEIRKEFCGPIPPSVAKKAIRKLRQGHCTLGSYADAFQFLAQFLSWDDCRLQNQFLKGLSEFFRKELLWSTEMADLDELILECVEIERKVRVPKPIPLPGVRNIFFPFAADPNDDSDDEEFHSDEDEETRRRRLYDREQRRRVRAIQEEAREEEEKRKKQEEMRKRQEEMRKKQLEEMKQKLEEKEEEEEDEDGDEEVDVETVKDEENKGDFVCPVPQPDPDADQEADQEPEPESEDETQDDDLDEMMEMQPTMAHASSQTTGYYHENFLDASPPIVQPSRRRNQNRVPLLEGLPGTNSPFYSSPPLIRRAGRLGQRQIRRRPPVLFRLTPRQGGHRAARGRIRV, encoded by the coding sequence ATGTCCGAGGCCGCAGGAAATCTAAACAGCCTGCGCATGGCGAACGTGGCCCTGCGAGAAGAATTAAATGCCCTTCGCGGGGAGAATGCCAATTTGGGCCTTCAGCTCGGAAGAGCCCTAGCCGAGGTAAATTCCTTGCGAGGCAATGTCTCGAGCTACATCCGCTGGCCAGTGCCGGTGGTGCCAGTCCTTGCCGAGGAGAACTTTGAGTTCCCGCTCAGCGAGATTGACGCAGTTCCCGAGGGGGAGCTGCCTTTCTTGTGCTGGCCTCCCCCTCGCGCGGAGCCCGAGTTCGCCTCGGACGAACTGTTGATTAGCGTGATCCAGGATTGCGGGACCTCCGACGCGCCCGTCGACCCTCCCCCGCTGGCCATCCCGCCCCCGCCGgcgctgcccccgcccccagccaagGAGCTGCCGGCGCAGCCTCCTCTGCCGCCGCTGGAGCGGCCCGAGTTAGAGCCCTTCTCGGGCGACCCGGTCTACCTGGCTGAATTCCTGATGAAGCTAGAGACCTTCATAGCTGACCATGAGGATCATTTCCCCGGGGGCGCCGAGCGGGTGGCCTTTCTGATCACCTTTTTCGCTGGCCAAGCCAAGAACTGGGCCATCTCAGTCACCCGGGAAGGAAGCCCCCTGCGTGCCAACTTCCCACGCTTCCTGGATGAGATCCGCAAGGAATTCTGCGGCCCCATCCCCCCAAGCGTGGCTAAAAAGGCCATCCGCAAGCTCAGGCAGGGGCACTGTACCCTAGGCAGCTACGCAGATGCCTTTCAGTTCCTGGCCCAGTTCTTGTCTTGGGATGACTGCCGCCTTCAAAACCAGTTCCTTAAAGGCCTGTCAGAATTCTTCCGCAAGGAGCTCTTATGGTCAACCGAAATGGCCGACCTGGACGAGCTGATTCTCGAATGCGTGGAGATAGAAAGGAAAGTGCGCGTGCCCAAGCCAATCCCGCTCCCTGGGGTCCGCAACATCTTCTTCCCCTTTGCTGCGGACCCTAACGATGACAGCGATGATGAAGAGTTCCACAGTGACGAAGATGAAGAGACACGCAGGCGCAGGCTTTACGACAGGGAGCAGCGGAGGCGCGTGAGAGCTATTCAGGAGGAGgcgagggaagaggaggagaagaggaagaagcaggaagagatgaggaagaggcaggaagagatgaggaagaagcagctggaggagatgaagcagaaactggaagagaaggaagaggaggaggaggacgaggacgGGGATGAGGAGGTGGACGTGGAGACGGTCAAGGATGAAGAGAATAAGGGCGACTTCGTGTGCCCGGTCCCGCAGCCGGATCCCGACGCCGACCAGGAGGCGGACCAGGAGCCCGAGCCCGAGTCCGAAGATGAGACCCAAGACGATGACCTGGACGAGATGATGGAGATGCAGCCGACGATGGCCCACGCTTCGTCCCAGACCACCGGCTACTACCACGAGAATTTCCTGGATGCGTCGCCTCCCATCGTACAGCCCAGCAGGAGGAGGAACCAGAATCGCGTCCCGCTCCTGGAGGGCCTTCCGGGCACCAATTCGCCCTTCTACAGTTCGCCCCCACTGATTCGCCGCGCAGGTCGCCTGGGGCAACGCCAAATTCGACGCCGTCCCCCCGTGCTGTTCCGCCTCACTCCGAGGCAGGGGGGCCACCGGGCAGCCCGTGGCCGCATTCGCGTGTGA